GACGCGATGGTCGTCGAGCAGACCACGGTGATCTCCGTCGCGGGCAAGACCCAGACGATGAAGAGCCGTGTGGGCCTGGCCCTGGTCGACGGCTACCAGGTGTCGGTCCAGGGGTCGTCGATGACTGGTCAGGCGGTCGACGAGGCGACCTTCGACGATGTCTTCGCAAAGGCCGTGAACCGGGTCGCTGAGAAGGCCGGGTAGGGCTCAGGCCAGCCGGGTGATCCGCACGCTCACGTCGAGTTCCGAGGTGCCGCCGCCGGTGTAGATGCCCTTGATCGGCGGCACGTCCGCGTAGTCGCGCCCGGTGCCGATCAGGATGTGGTGGCCGTCGACCGGGGTGGCGTTGGTGGGGTCGATGCCCCACCAGCCGCCGGTCCACACTTCGACCCACGCGTGGCTCTCACCCGCGACGGTCTCGCCGATCGCGGCCGACGCCTTCGGGTGCAGGTAGCCGGAGACGTAGCGGGCCGGGATGCCGAGACTGCGGAGCATCGCGAGAGTGATGTGCGCGTAGTCCTGGCAGACCCCGGAGCGTCGTTCCCAGGCGTCGGCGGCGGTCGTGTGGACCTCGGTGGTGCCCGGCAGGTAGCGCATCTCGGCGTTCACCCGGGCGACCACCGCCTCCGCGGCGGCCGCCGGGGCGAGGTCGCCGGCGGCCTCGCGGGCGTGCGCCGCCAGCTCGTCGGTGTGCGGCGTGTAGGGCGTGGGGCACAGCATCTCGTCGCAGGCGTCGACCACCTCCGCCGACCGCAGTCGTTTCCAGTCCGCGGCGACCGCCTCCGGCGGGCGGACCTCGTCCTCGGTCTCGACCACCGCGCTGCTGATCACCTCGAGCCGATCGTGCGGGACGTGCAGGTCGAAGGTGATCACCTGCGTTCCCCAGTAGTCGGTGTACCGGTATTGCCGGGCGGTCGGGGCGGTGTCCACGTGCTCGGCCACCACCACCTGCCTGCTGTCGCCGCGCGGTGTGATCCGGGTTTCGTTGAAGCTGGTCGCGACCGGCGCCGAGTAGCTGAAACCGGTGGTGTGCACCACGCGCAGGCGGGTGGTCATCGAGTCCCCTCTCCGTCGAATCCGGTCGCCAGACCGGTGTCGGTCCACGACACGTACGGGGCGACGTGGAAGTGCTCGGCCACCACCGACTCGCTCACCCCGCGGCAGGTCTGCTGGATCCCGCGCAGATAGCCGGGCAGATCGCTGACCAGCTCGTGCGGATCGATGAATTCCAGCGTGCTGCGGGCCCGGCCGAGGAGCAGCAGCGCCTCCGACTGCCCGCCCACCCGGTCCGGCCGCTTGTCGAGTTCGGCCAGGTACTGCTCGGCGACGCGGAGCGTGTGGAAGACCGATCGCGGAAACAGCCGGTCGACCAGCATGAACTCGACCACGTTCGCCGCCTCCACGGCACCGCGGTAGGCGCGGACATACGTGTCCTGGCCGCCGGCGGCGGTCAGCACCCCCATCCACGACGTGACGCCGGGCTGGTCGCCGCGTGGCGTCAGCAGCAGGCGCGCGGTCATGTCGGCGCGTTCGATGGACCGGCCGAGCAGCAGATAGCTGTAGCCGTCGTCGTGGCTGAGCGTGGCATCGGTCAGCCCGGCGAACATCGCGGCGCGGCCCTTGATGTGAGTGAGGAAGTCGTGCGGGCCGAGCCGCCGCGCCCGTCGTTCGGCGTCCCCGAGGCCCATGTAGGTGGCGTTGAGGCACTCCCACATCTCGCTGGAGATCACCTCCCGGGCACCGCGGGCGTTCTCCCGGGCGGCGTGCAGGATGCCGGCGATGGAGTCCGGTGCGAGACGGTCGTAGGCCACCCGGTCGGCCAGCGTCCACACCGAATGCGGGCCGTCGCCCGGGTCGATGCCGAGCACGGTCAGGAGATGGCTCACCATCGCGTCGGTGTCGACCGTCGGGTCTTCGAGGAGTTGCTGAACGGACACGTCCAGGATCCGGGCCGTGTCGTCGGCGCGTTCCACATAGCGTCCGATCCAGAACAGGGAGTCGGCGTTCCGCGCGAGCATCATCGTTCCCCTCCGAGCACCCAGGTGTCCTTGGACCCGCCGCCCTGCGACGAGTTCACCACCAGCGAGCCCTTGGTCAGCGCGACCCGGGTGAGGCCGCCGGGGAGTACCCAGATCGATTCGCCGTCGTTCACGGCGAAGGGCCGCAGATCCACGTGGCGGGGCTCCACGTCGTCGCCGATGATGGTCGGATTGGTCGACAGCGAGACCATCGGCTGGGCGATCCATCCGCGCGGGTTGGCCAGGATCTTGGCGGCGAGTTCGTCGAGCTCGGTGCGGGTCGCGCGGGGACCGAACACGATCCCGTAGCCGCCGCTGCCCTCGACCGGCTTCACCACCAGCTCGCCGAGCCGGCTGATCACCTCGGCGCACTCGTCCGGCAGCCAGCAGCGCAGCGTCTCGACGTTGTCGAGCAGCGGCTCCTCATCCAGGTAGTAGCGGATGATCTCCGGCACGTAGGTGTAGACGAGTTTGTCGTCGGCGACGCCGTTGCCGACCGCGCTGGAGATCACCACGTTGCCCGCCCGGGCGGCGTTGACCAGGCCCGCGACGCCGAGCATGGAGTCCGGCCGGAACTGCATCGGGTCCAGGAACTCGTCATCGACGCGGCGGTAGATCACGTCCACGCGGGTCTCGCCGTCGGTGGTGCGCAGGTAGACCACGTTGTCGCGGCAGAACAGGTCGCGGCCTTCGACCAGTTCCACGCCCATCTGGCGGGCGAGCAGCGAGTGCTCGAAGTACGCGGAGTTGGCCACACCGGGCGTCAGCACGACGACGGTCGGCTCGCTGACACCCGACGGTGCGGCGCTGCGCAGCGCGCGCAGCAGATGCCGCGGATAGTCGCGCACCGCGCGGACCCGATGCGCGGCGAAGAGGTCGGGGAAGACCCGGGCCATGGTCCGCCGGTTCTCGATCACATACGACACCCCGGACGGCGAACGCACATTGTCTTCCAGCACCCGGAACTCACCGTTCTCGTCACGGATCAAGTCGATCCCGGCGACATGGATACGCACCCCGTTCGGCGGGCGGATCCCCGCGGCCTGCCGATGGAAGTGCTCACACGAGTTGATCAGCCGGCGCGGGATCACGCCGTCGGACAGGATCTGCTGTTCGCCGTAGACGTCGTCGAGGAACATCTCCAGCGCCCGGACGCGCTGTGCGATACCGGCTTCCAGGCGGGTCCACTCGGCGGCGCTGATCACCCGGGGCACCGGGTCGAGCGGGAACGGGCGCTCCTTCCCGGAGAGGGAGAAGGTGACGCCCTGGTCGATGAAGGCCCGGCCGAGGGCCTCGAGCCGGGCGCTCAGATCGGCCGGTTCGATCTCCGACAGGGCGGTCGCGATACCGCGGTACGACGGCCGGACGGTGCCGTCGGGGCGGAACATCTCATCGAGTGCTGACTGTTCGATGCCGCCGGCGTAATGGGCGAAAGCGGCCGCAGAGGTCGGGGTGGGCAGCGCGTTCATAGCAAGAATCGTGCCGCTGCCAACGGCGCGCTGTGTGATCGGAATGTGTCGTCAATATTGCGCCGTCGACGCTACGTTAAATCTACGGTCTGGCAGCGGTTGAGTGCTTCCGTCGCGCAGTCAACCGCGCCGGTGAACCGCAGGGGACGGCGATCTGGTGGTACCGAGACGATCCTCGTTCTCAGTGCGGACCCGGCGAATCCGAAGACTACGTCACCACTCCGTACAGCTTGATCTTTCGGTACAGGCTGGAACGTGACATCGACAGCAGGCGGGCGGTCGCCACCCTGTTGCCATCGGTTTCACGAAGCATGTCTACGATGAGCGTGCGTTCGGCCTCCTCGAGCGGAGTGAGGTTCCGGCATACCGTCGACTGGCAGTAGGCGGGCAAGTCTTCCGACTGAATCTCACCGACGGGCCGCCGCCGCAGCGCGTGTTCGAGCACCGTGCGGAGCTGGGAGATATTGCGGGGCCACGAGTATCTGGCGATGATCCGTTCGGCTTCGGGACTCAAACGGACCTGACGGTCCGGCGCCAGGGACTGCAGGGTGGCTTCGGTGATCTCGGGCAAGTCGATCGCACGCAGCCGCAACGGCGGCAAGGTGATCGATACCGCGAAGTGGGTCAGGAGCTGGCGGAATGGTAGTGGAGAATTCAGTGAGGAATCGGAGAGGGTGGCCACCACCCAGACCGCAAGCGAAGATTGTCGCAGGGTGGTGAGGAACTCGTCGATCCGCGTGGCACTCTCGGTGGTGCATTGATCGAGGTTCCGAAAGACAAGCAGGGTCGGCACTGAGTTGCGTTCCAGCTGAGCTCGGAAGCTCTCGAAGGCGAAAGCGACTGCCGGGGAACTGTCTGCTGGTTCGCTGGTGCTCAACGACGAGGAGTTGATGTTGATGCTGCGGGCGTTGGCATAGATGGAATGGAAGAGCTCGGCGACCATGGTGAACTTGCCGGTCCCGGTCTCCCCCAGCACGAGCGACGGCCGCTGATCGGTGAGCGCCTTGTGCAAACTGTCCCAGGCACGGATCCAGGTCGGCGATCTGCTTCCGGTGAGCTTCCGAGGGTGATTGAGGCCATCGATGATCGACGGAGATGCGGGCGTGGCGACGGCGACTCGGGGGAGGCGTTCGTCATCGAAGTCGTCGGGCCTGCTCGTCAGCCGCGCCGCCACGATCTCCGCGATCACGACTACGCCCGCCACTTGTGAACTTGCCATGATTCGCGTTCCGCGCAGGTGCACCAGGCGGGCATCGGGCAGGGCGAGGGTGTCTGTCACCTCGTTCCGGCGTGTCGTCAGAAACTCGGCATGCTCGCGGATCACGAGTTGCTCGCTGGCGGTGAACAGCTGCTGCGCCGGATTGTTGGCAATGAAAAAGGAGCTACCGAAGGCGAGAACCGCATGATTAGGCCATCGTGTGGAAGCGCGAAGGTAGGTCGCGAACACCGCCTGCTGGGCCTGGCTGCGATCGATGAGCAGGTTGCGCCCGATGTCGGCGACTGCGCTCTTGACCAGCGCATGCATGATCGGGCTCCAGTTGTGCGTGAGAGTCGAAACATCGAGCACTCCCTCCACGCGTCCGGTGGCCTGGTCGATGATCGGGGCGCCCGAACAGGCGAAGGGCTGTAGCTGTTCGGTGAAGTGTTCGGGGCCGACGACGCTGATCGGCCGGCCGGCCTCGAAGACCGTCCCGATCCCATTAGTGCCCATCGTGGATTCGGCGTAGGTGAAACCGGGAGCGAAATCGACACGGTCAAGCACCCGGCCGACAGCCGACGACGAGTCGATGCGGCGGACGAGACGGGCCCGGTTGTCGGTGAGCGCGATGACCAGCGGCATGTCCGCGGTGTCATTGGCCAACTGTTCCAGGACAGGTGCGGCACAGCGCGCCAGAAGTGACCCGGGGTCGATGTCCTCGGTGAATGCCGACTGTGCGCCATACGCATCCACTCCGGCTGCATGACTGCGCTTCCAGGATGCCGCGACGACATCTTTGACACCGTCTGATCGGGGGTCGCCGGAGTCGAGAAAATCGGCTCTAGCTGCAGCGACGCGCAGCAATTCGTTGCTTGTGTTTGGCATGGCACTCCGTATCCAGAGCCGACGGCGAAGACGGATCCGCCGTGGTCCACATCACATAGTGACTCACCGCAGACCGAAATAGCCACCGGCCGACTGTCCAAAGTTGGGACACGTATGCGGTTGCGGACATGGGTCACAGTGGTGGCTGAACGCATCCTAGGACTCCCTGGCTCGCGTTTGGCTGACAGCGTCTGGCGCCTCACACCGAGTGGAGCCACTGAGCGGCCGCCACTGCAACGAACCTCTGACGAACGGACCGGCATGGAAACGCTAATCAATATCGACAAGGGGGGAGACGTGACCGTGGATGAGGTGCTCTCCGCAACGGCCGCGCCCGTCACCGCCGATCTCATCACACGCGGATCATCACCCGATGATTCCGTATCGCATCTCTGAAAGGAAAGTCAAT
The nucleotide sequence above comes from Gordonia sp. PP30. Encoded proteins:
- a CDS encoding transglutaminase family protein, which gives rise to MTTRLRVVHTTGFSYSAPVATSFNETRITPRGDSRQVVVAEHVDTAPTARQYRYTDYWGTQVITFDLHVPHDRLEVISSAVVETEDEVRPPEAVAADWKRLRSAEVVDACDEMLCPTPYTPHTDELAAHAREAAGDLAPAAAAEAVVARVNAEMRYLPGTTEVHTTAADAWERRSGVCQDYAHITLAMLRSLGIPARYVSGYLHPKASAAIGETVAGESHAWVEVWTGGWWGIDPTNATPVDGHHILIGTGRDYADVPPIKGIYTGGGTSELDVSVRITRLA
- a CDS encoding alpha-E domain-containing protein, with translation MMLARNADSLFWIGRYVERADDTARILDVSVQQLLEDPTVDTDAMVSHLLTVLGIDPGDGPHSVWTLADRVAYDRLAPDSIAGILHAARENARGAREVISSEMWECLNATYMGLGDAERRARRLGPHDFLTHIKGRAAMFAGLTDATLSHDDGYSYLLLGRSIERADMTARLLLTPRGDQPGVTSWMGVLTAAGGQDTYVRAYRGAVEAANVVEFMLVDRLFPRSVFHTLRVAEQYLAELDKRPDRVGGQSEALLLLGRARSTLEFIDPHELVSDLPGYLRGIQQTCRGVSESVVAEHFHVAPYVSWTDTGLATGFDGEGTR
- a CDS encoding circularly permuted type 2 ATP-grasp protein, with amino-acid sequence MNALPTPTSAAAFAHYAGGIEQSALDEMFRPDGTVRPSYRGIATALSEIEPADLSARLEALGRAFIDQGVTFSLSGKERPFPLDPVPRVISAAEWTRLEAGIAQRVRALEMFLDDVYGEQQILSDGVIPRRLINSCEHFHRQAAGIRPPNGVRIHVAGIDLIRDENGEFRVLEDNVRSPSGVSYVIENRRTMARVFPDLFAAHRVRAVRDYPRHLLRALRSAAPSGVSEPTVVVLTPGVANSAYFEHSLLARQMGVELVEGRDLFCRDNVVYLRTTDGETRVDVIYRRVDDEFLDPMQFRPDSMLGVAGLVNAARAGNVVISSAVGNGVADDKLVYTYVPEIIRYYLDEEPLLDNVETLRCWLPDECAEVISRLGELVVKPVEGSGGYGIVFGPRATRTELDELAAKILANPRGWIAQPMVSLSTNPTIIGDDVEPRHVDLRPFAVNDGESIWVLPGGLTRVALTKGSLVVNSSQGGGSKDTWVLGGER
- a CDS encoding helix-turn-helix domain-containing protein — translated: MPNTSNELLRVAAARADFLDSGDPRSDGVKDVVAASWKRSHAAGVDAYGAQSAFTEDIDPGSLLARCAAPVLEQLANDTADMPLVIALTDNRARLVRRIDSSSAVGRVLDRVDFAPGFTYAESTMGTNGIGTVFEAGRPISVVGPEHFTEQLQPFACSGAPIIDQATGRVEGVLDVSTLTHNWSPIMHALVKSAVADIGRNLLIDRSQAQQAVFATYLRASTRWPNHAVLAFGSSFFIANNPAQQLFTASEQLVIREHAEFLTTRRNEVTDTLALPDARLVHLRGTRIMASSQVAGVVVIAEIVAARLTSRPDDFDDERLPRVAVATPASPSIIDGLNHPRKLTGSRSPTWIRAWDSLHKALTDQRPSLVLGETGTGKFTMVAELFHSIYANARSININSSSLSTSEPADSSPAVAFAFESFRAQLERNSVPTLLVFRNLDQCTTESATRIDEFLTTLRQSSLAVWVVATLSDSSLNSPLPFRQLLTHFAVSITLPPLRLRAIDLPEITEATLQSLAPDRQVRLSPEAERIIARYSWPRNISQLRTVLEHALRRRPVGEIQSEDLPAYCQSTVCRNLTPLEEAERTLIVDMLRETDGNRVATARLLSMSRSSLYRKIKLYGVVT